A single genomic interval of Streptomyces showdoensis harbors:
- a CDS encoding branched-chain amino acid aminotransferase: MTTPTIELKPSSSPLSDAEREAILANPGFGRHFTDHMVTIRWTEGRGWHDGQLVPYGPLSLDPATSVLHYAQEIFEGLKAYRRPDGSVATFRPDANARRFQFSAHRLGMPELPVETFIEACDALVRQDAAWVPAHGGEESLYLRPFMIATEVGLGVRPANEYLFVVIASPAGAYFPDGVKPVAIWASEDRVRAVPGGVGDAKTGGNYAASLLAQAEAAEKGCIQVAYLDAVQHKWVEELGGMNLYFVYGNKIVTPTLTGSLLAGITRDSLLQVARDLGYESEEARVSIDQWQEDAANGTLTEVFACGTAAVITPVGTVKSARGEWHHSGGEPGEVTMKLREALLAIQTGKAEDTHGWVHELGK, from the coding sequence ATGACGACGCCCACCATCGAGCTCAAGCCCTCCTCCAGCCCGCTGTCCGACGCGGAGCGCGAGGCGATCCTGGCCAACCCGGGATTCGGCCGCCACTTCACCGACCACATGGTCACCATCCGCTGGACGGAGGGCCGGGGCTGGCACGACGGCCAGCTCGTGCCGTACGGCCCGCTCTCGCTCGACCCGGCGACCAGCGTCCTGCACTACGCCCAGGAGATCTTCGAGGGCCTGAAGGCCTACCGCCGCCCCGACGGTTCGGTCGCCACCTTCCGCCCCGACGCCAACGCCCGCCGCTTCCAGTTCTCCGCGCACCGCCTCGGCATGCCGGAGCTCCCGGTCGAGACCTTCATCGAGGCCTGCGACGCCCTGGTCCGCCAGGACGCGGCGTGGGTCCCGGCGCACGGCGGCGAGGAGTCCCTCTACCTGCGTCCGTTCATGATCGCCACGGAGGTCGGCCTCGGCGTCCGCCCGGCCAACGAGTACCTCTTCGTCGTCATCGCCTCCCCGGCCGGCGCCTACTTCCCGGACGGCGTCAAGCCGGTCGCGATCTGGGCCTCCGAGGACCGCGTCCGCGCCGTCCCCGGCGGCGTCGGCGACGCCAAGACCGGCGGCAACTACGCCGCCTCCCTGCTGGCCCAGGCCGAGGCCGCCGAGAAGGGCTGCATCCAGGTCGCCTACCTCGACGCCGTCCAGCACAAGTGGGTCGAGGAGCTCGGCGGCATGAACCTGTACTTCGTGTACGGGAACAAGATCGTCACCCCGACCCTCACCGGCTCGCTGCTCGCCGGCATCACCCGCGACTCGCTGCTCCAGGTCGCCCGCGACCTGGGCTACGAGTCGGAGGAGGCCCGCGTCTCCATCGACCAGTGGCAGGAGGACGCCGCGAACGGCACCCTCACCGAGGTCTTCGCCTGCGGCACCGCGGCCGTCATCACGCCCGTCGGCACGGTCAAGTCCGCCCGCGGCGAGTGGCACCACTCGGGCGGCGAGCCCGGCGAGGTCACGATGAAGCTGCGCGAGGCCCTGCTCGCGATCCAGACCGGCAAGGCCGAGGACACCCACGGCTGGGTCCACGAGCTGGGCAAGTGA
- a CDS encoding 3-isopropylmalate dehydrogenase, which translates to MSHSIDLAVIPGDGIGQEVVAEGLKVLAAVLPQDVKLETKEYDFGATRYHATGETLTDADLDSLKGHDAILLGAIGDPSVPSGVLERGFLLKLRFAFDHHVNLRPSKLLPGVATPLAGQPEIDFVVVREGTEGPYTGNGGTIRKGTPHEVATEVSVNTAYGVERVVRDAFARAQARPRKKLTLVHKNNVLTFAGHLWTNIFNAVAAEFPEVTTDYLHVDAATIFLVTDPARFDVIVTDNLFGDIITDLAAAVSGGIGVAASGNINPSGEFPSMFEPVHGSAPDIAGQGKADPTATVLSVALLLRHLGYEAEAGRIEEAVSADLTERGDAVRTTAEIGDALAVRVAS; encoded by the coding sequence ATGTCTCACAGCATCGATCTCGCAGTCATCCCCGGCGACGGCATCGGCCAGGAGGTCGTGGCCGAGGGCCTCAAGGTCCTCGCGGCCGTCCTTCCCCAGGATGTGAAGCTGGAGACCAAGGAGTACGACTTCGGCGCCACGCGCTACCACGCCACCGGTGAGACCCTCACCGACGCCGACCTCGACTCCCTCAAGGGTCACGACGCGATCCTGCTCGGCGCGATCGGCGACCCGTCGGTCCCCTCGGGCGTCCTGGAGCGGGGCTTCCTGCTGAAGCTGCGCTTCGCCTTCGACCACCACGTCAACCTGCGTCCCTCGAAGCTGCTCCCCGGTGTCGCGACCCCGCTCGCCGGCCAGCCCGAGATCGACTTCGTCGTCGTCCGCGAGGGCACCGAGGGCCCGTACACGGGCAACGGCGGCACCATCCGCAAGGGCACCCCGCACGAGGTCGCCACCGAGGTCTCGGTCAACACCGCCTATGGTGTCGAGCGCGTGGTCCGGGACGCCTTCGCCCGCGCCCAGGCACGTCCCCGCAAGAAGCTCACGCTGGTCCACAAGAACAACGTGCTGACCTTCGCGGGCCACCTGTGGACGAACATCTTCAACGCGGTCGCGGCCGAGTTCCCCGAGGTCACCACCGACTACCTGCACGTCGACGCCGCGACGATCTTCCTCGTCACCGACCCGGCCCGCTTCGACGTGATCGTCACCGACAACCTCTTCGGCGACATCATCACCGACCTCGCCGCCGCCGTCTCCGGCGGAATCGGCGTGGCCGCCTCGGGCAACATCAACCCGAGCGGCGAGTTCCCGTCCATGTTCGAGCCGGTCCACGGCTCCGCGCCGGACATCGCGGGCCAGGGCAAGGCCGACCCCACGGCCACCGTGCTCTCCGTCGCGCTGCTGCTGCGCCACCTCGGCTACGAGGCCGAGGCCGGCCGCATCGAGGAGGCGGTCTCCGCCGACCTCACCGAGCGCGGCGACGCCGTCCGCACGACGGCCGAGATCGGCGACGCGCTCGCGGTACGCGTAGCGAGCTGA
- a CDS encoding class I SAM-dependent methyltransferase codes for MTRTFEELVAEASRAPVDGWDFSWLDGRATERRPSWGYQRLIGERLATAAASLDVQTGGGEVLAGVPALPRTAVATESWPPNVARATELLHPRGVVVVADPDEPPLPFGDAAFDLVTSRHPATVWWDEIARVLRPGGTYLAQHVGPASVWELVEYFLGPQPEAARLRHPDDETAAARAAGLDVVDVRAERLRMEFHDVGAVVWFLRKVIWIVPGFTVEDRLPRLRELDALIRERGPFVAHSARTLIEARKPAAGPGGGAAGQ; via the coding sequence ATGACGCGCACTTTCGAGGAACTCGTGGCGGAGGCGTCCCGGGCGCCGGTGGACGGCTGGGACTTCTCCTGGCTGGACGGGCGGGCGACCGAACGGCGCCCGTCCTGGGGCTATCAGCGCCTGATCGGCGAACGGCTGGCGACGGCCGCGGCCTCGCTCGACGTCCAGACCGGCGGCGGCGAGGTGCTGGCCGGCGTGCCGGCGCTCCCCCGGACGGCCGTGGCCACCGAGTCGTGGCCGCCCAACGTCGCGCGGGCGACGGAACTGCTGCACCCGCGCGGGGTGGTGGTGGTCGCGGACCCGGACGAGCCCCCGCTGCCCTTCGGCGACGCGGCCTTCGACCTGGTGACCAGCCGCCATCCGGCGACCGTGTGGTGGGACGAGATCGCCCGGGTGCTGCGCCCCGGGGGCACGTACCTCGCCCAGCACGTCGGCCCGGCCAGCGTGTGGGAGCTGGTCGAGTACTTCCTGGGCCCGCAGCCGGAGGCGGCCCGGCTGCGGCATCCCGACGACGAGACGGCGGCGGCCCGGGCGGCCGGCCTCGACGTCGTCGACGTGCGGGCGGAGCGCCTGCGGATGGAGTTCCACGACGTCGGGGCCGTGGTCTGGTTCCTCCGCAAGGTGATCTGGATCGTGCCGGGCTTCACGGTGGAGGACCGGCTGCCGCGACTGCGCGAGCTGGACGCGCTGATCCGCGAACGGGGTCCGTTCGTGGCGCACTCGGCGCGCACCCTGATCGAGGCGCGGAAGCCCGCGGCCGGGCCCGGCGGGGGCGCGGCCGGTCAGTGA
- a CDS encoding PadR family transcriptional regulator, producing the protein MAADRRSSWLKGVLDLLVLSCLTDGESYGYEIAKALAEAGLGEIKGGTLYPVLNRLEEAGLVEAEFRAAERGPGRRYYRLTETGRTHLAAESEAWTQFHRAVGTKLHTGGTTR; encoded by the coding sequence ATGGCCGCAGACCGCAGATCCAGCTGGCTCAAGGGAGTCCTCGACCTGCTCGTCCTCTCCTGCCTGACCGACGGAGAGAGTTACGGGTACGAGATCGCCAAGGCGCTCGCCGAGGCGGGACTCGGCGAGATCAAGGGCGGGACGCTGTATCCCGTGCTGAACCGCCTGGAGGAGGCGGGCCTCGTCGAGGCCGAGTTCCGGGCCGCCGAACGCGGCCCCGGACGCCGCTACTACCGGCTCACCGAGACCGGCCGGACGCATCTCGCGGCCGAGAGCGAGGCCTGGACGCAGTTCCACCGGGCCGTAGGGACCAAGCTGCACACAGGGGGAACGACACGATGA